The genomic region TTGGCTTTCTGCCGGACCGCTGCGGAATCCTCGGATTTTCCCCGGCAAAAAACAACCGTCGCCGGAAAGACCTATCTTTTAGCACAAACTTTTGCGTAATGCAAATATTTTCTTCTTTCGGGATTGCCATTGAAGGGCCGATGGATTATATTTCTTAAAAAAAGAACAGCGGGACACAGAAGAAATCTCTCTTCCTTATATAAAGGCAAGAAAAACTAACGATTTCCTGTCTATAATTTTGTAAAAATCTGTAGAAAGTGAGGCAAAAAGATGAAGCAAGGTAAGGATTTAGGAATCTTCTTTCTTCTTTTCTTTCTTGGGGCGCAATGGGGACAGGCTCAAACCGAATACAAGTATGCAGACCTGGTGAACCGACTGACGGACTTAGAGGGGCTGGCCCGTCTGCCGGAAGAGGGGCTCGTGTGCCGGCAGTGGTCCAGTTATGACCGCTCAAGCCGGTATGATGAAAAAACAGGCAAATACGTAAAATGGGATGCCAACGATGACGGCTTCGGCGGACGGGGATGGATTCGTGTCGAAAACGACAAGCTGGTGCTGGCCGAAATGGAAGGACCGGGATGCATTTGGCGAATCTGGTCGGCCACCCCGCAGCAAGGCCACGTCCGAATCTATCTGGACGGAGCCGAACAGCCGGCGGTCGATTTGCCCTTTGCAGAGTACTTCAGCGGAAAGGTTGCACCGTTTAATCGTCCTGCTCTTGTGCATATCGTTGCCAACGGGAAAAACAACTATACGCCGATTCCGTTCCAGAAATCCTGCAGGATTATTGCCGATAGAGATTATGGGGAATTTCACCATTTCACATACACACTCTTTCCGAACGGCACGCGTGTGCCGACCTTTTCGATGCAGATGAATGAGGAAGACAACGCCGCCCTGGACCGTGTGAATGACCTTTTGCTGCATGTCGGCCCCGGTTCTTTCCGAAGTCATCCGGAACAGATTACGCAAACCTACACGATAAACCTCCAGCCGGGAAAGAAGGAACAGATTGTGCTGGAAGGCAAAAGAGCCATCGCCTCCATCAAGGTTCGTCCTGACCTTCCGAATGATACGGAAGAAAGGCGAAAAGCCCTTCGCGAGATGACAATTCAGATTTTCTGGGACCATCAACCCAATCCGAGTGTCTGGAGCCCGCTGGGAGATTTCTTCGGAACGGGTCCCGGACTGAATCCCTACCGTTCCCTGCCGATGGGGATGAATGAGCAGGAGTTTTATTCAAACTGGTATATGCCGTTTGAACAGAGCGCTGTGATTGAACTGCTCAACGAAGGCAAACAGGTTCGGCGTCTCACAGTTGAAATCACACACGCTCCTCATTCGATGCAGGCAGGTTCATATGGATACTTTCACGCCAAGTGGCACCGAGATGCTTTCCTGCCGACGGAAAAAGAGCGTCAAATCGACTGGACAATGCTGAAAACCGACGGACGGGGACGGTTTGTGGGGGTCGCTTTGATGGTGTGGAACCCGCGAGGAGGCTGGTGGGGCGAAGGGGATGAGAAGTTTTTTGTGGACGGAGAAAAATTCCCTTCTTTGTACGGCACCGGTTCCGAAGATTACTTCGGCTACGCCTGGAGCGACCCGACTCTGTTTGAGCACGCCTTCCACAACCAGCCCCTCAGTGAAGGCAACAAAGGACATGTGAGCGTCAACCGCTGGCATATTGCCGATCAGGTTCCGTTTCAGCGTTCCTTCGAGGGATGCATCGAAAAATATTTCTCCAATACGCGTCCGACTCAGTATGCCTGCACCGCCTATTGGTATCTGTCTGCAGAAGGGTGTGACCCATATGGTCCCCTTCCGCCTCAGGAACGTGTTGACTATTATACCCGCTTAACCTATCCAATGGACATTGCGGGCATTTATATCCTTGAAAAACCGGTCGGTCAGCTCGAAGAACAGCACATGGGAGCTTTTCCCAAGGACAAATGGCAAAATGATACCCAGCTGTGGTGGGTCGGACAGCCGGGCGCCCAACTGAAAATCGGCATCCAAATCCCCCGCAAAGGACGGTATCAGCTGACGACACGCCTGACCAAAGCGGCGGATTACGGGATTGTCCAATTCTATCTGGACGGCAAAAAAATCGGCAAGCCGATAGACCTGTTTTATCCGGACGGCGTGATAGCAACCGAACCCATTGTCCTGGGCCGGTTTACGCTGGGCAAAGGGCTGCATGTCCTTACGGCGGAAATTGCCGGCAGCAACCCGGCGGCGATTCAGCGGTACATGTTCGGAATGGACTATCTGGACGTCAAAAAAACCTGGTTCTAAAGGGAGAATTCTGTATGCGTCCGATCTTCTTTGTGATAACCGCCGGTCTTGTTCTGCTGAGTGCCTGCCCGGTTTCGTCCGCAGAAGGACAGGTCCAATGCGGACCCTTTGTGAAAATCTATGACCCGAGCGTCGGAGAGCCCGTCCCATGGTATATCAACGATCACTGTTTCATTCGCGGACAAGACGGTACCTGGCACCTGTACGGGATTACCCATGCAGAACCCTTAGGGCCTCTGGATGAGCATAACTTTGCTCATGCGACCGCCGACAAACTGACTCAGAAACCGTGGCGCAAACAGCCGTTTGCGCTGACGGTTGATGCAAGCTGGAATGAAGTGCATCTGTGGGCACCCCACGTCATCGAACACAACGGCTTGTATTATATGTTTTACTGTGCCGGCGATGTGGACAATTCGAAATACAAAATTCATCTGGCGACATCCAAAGACCTGGTCCGCTGGCAGCGTCACCCGGCCAATCCGATGGTCGTGGACGGATACGATGCCCGCGACCCGTTTATTCTGCGGCTGGGTGATGAATGGGTGATGTATTACACCGCCACCTCCGACCCGAAAGGCGGCAGCCACATTGTGGCCGCCCGTACGAGCAAAGACCTGATTCACTGGGGACCCCGCAGGGTTGTCTTTACCGACCCTTCGAAAGGCACCTGGGGGGGACCTACGGAATCGCCGACAGTGATTCGCCGCGGGAACGTGTACTATCTGTTTATCGGGCCGCGGGACGATTATCGGGGCACCTGCGTGTATCGCAGCCAAGACCCGTTCCATTGGGACATCCGCGATTTGGCAGGCCGTCTGAATTCCCACGCCGCCGAGGTGATTCGAGATGCACAGGGCAAATGGTACGTGAGCCATTGCGGCTGGGGACAGGGCGGGGTGTATCTGGCGGAACTGTATTGGAATGACGGTTTGGACAATGCGGAGACATCTTTGGCGGCGGCCAACGGGATTTCCCTCCCGGAAACCGAAAAGCCGAGAGAGTATATCCGCATCCCGATGCTGACTTATCGGGACAAAATGACGGCGGGCTGGCTGGGACAGATGGTCGGCGTCAGCTGGGGGTTTCCGGTCGAGTTCAAATATCTTAACAAGAGAATCCCGGACGAGGCCGTACCCGTCTGGAAACCGGAAATGATTCAGCAGGCCTTTGAGCAGGATGACCTTTACGTAGAGATGACGTTCCTGCGAACCCTGCAAAACGAAGGGTTCGATGTATCCGTTCGTCGGGCGGGGCTTGATTTTGCAAACACCCAATATCCGCTCTGGCACGCCAATGACGCCGGACGAACAAATCTGCGGCAGGGAATTGCTCCGCCGGACAGCGGGCATCCGCAGCACAATATGCATGCGGATGATATTGACTATCAGATTGAAGCAGACTTTGCAGGTCTGATCAGCCCCGCCCTGCCCAATCACGCCGTGTATCTGGGAAATGTTTTTGGGCGAATCATGAACTACGGCGACGGGCTCTACGGCGGACAATTTGTTTCGGCAATGTATTCGCTGGCCTTTGTCGAACGCGACATTGAGAAGCTGATTGAGTCGGCTCTGGCCTATATTCCTGCAGAAAGCCAGTATGCCGAAGCGGTTCGAGATGTCCTTCAGTGGTATCGGGAAAAACCGGAAGACTGGCAAGCCGCATGGAACCGCATTCAGGAAAAGTATCAGAAGGATCCGGCCTATCGTCTCTTCAGCTGCGACAAAGGCGATTTTAACATCGATGCAAAAATCAACGGGGCCTACGTGGTGCTCGGTCTTTTGTACGGGCGGGGGGACATTGAAAAAACGATTCGGATTGCTATGCAGTGCGGGCAGGATTCCGACTGCAATGCCTCCACAGCGGCGGGCATTCTGTTTACCATCAAGGGCCTGCTGAATATCCCCGAACCCTACAAACAGATTGACCGGGAACGGAAGTTTCTGCATACCCCCTACGACCTGCCGAATCTCTTTGACACATGTGAAAAACTGGCTCGGCTGGCCGTGTACCGATGGGGCGGCTGGACGGAATCGGACGGCTATGGAAACGAGGTGCTGGTGATTCCTGTTCTGCCGGCTTCTCCCAATCCTCTGGAACGGTCCAATCAGCCCGGTCCGACAGTCCAGAGCCGCTACACCTTTGCGGAACTGAGCCGGCTGCGGGCGGAGGTACGCATCAGCGGAGACCCTGTCGCACCCGGCTGGACGGTGGAAAACTGCGGCCCGGATATGTCCCCCGGCTACCGAAAAGAGGCAAACGGACGCAAAGACGTTTTGGCAACGCATCCCCTCAACCAAAACACGGGCTGTTCAATCTGGAAAGAGGTGGAAATCCCCAAAGACGGAAAAATGCGGTTGGTTCTTTCCGTCGGGCGTCATTCGATGGGCGACTGGACCCTGCTGGTGCGATTTAACGGAGAAGTTCTTTTCCGCCGGGAAGTGGATGCCCAAAACGCTCCGGACGGCTGGATGGATGCAGAGGTGGATTTAAGTCCGCTGGCAGGCCGAAAAGGAAAACTGGAAGTGGTTAATCAGCCGAACGGATGGGCCTGGGAGGGTGCCTTCTGGGATACCATCGAATTGCGAAGCTGAAAACTCCCATTCAGAAACCCGTCTTCAAACAAAAACGAGATTTGGTTTTCTGTGAGGAGGGAAGGAATGAGAAAAGACCGTCGTCAACATGATGGAGTTTTCCGCCGCACCCGGCTGCGGTTCTTTATCTTTGTCTGCTGCTGGATGACGGTGCATCCGGTGTTCGGCAGTCAAGAATGCATCGGCGTCAACTTCTTCGACCCGGTCCAATCCTACCTCCAGACATTTACCTGCTGGGACGGCAACAAATCGTATGTGTACCTGGGAAGTCCGGCCACTTTCGTCCATTGCCAAAATGCCGTTCCGGTCAATATGTCCGTCGGCAGCGGCTCTTTGGTGCTCGAGAGCACTCTGCCGGGCGGATGGTGGAACATCCAGTTCAAACTCGACTGGGGCCACTCGGTCAATCTGCTTCGGACCGCACCGAATCCGTTTCTGCATCTGCGGGTGAAATGGGGACAAGTCGCCCCGGGGGCTGATTTGCGAATCCGTCTCACAGATGATCAGCAGATTCTGAATCTTTACCGAACCTACGCAGGCCAAAGCAGTATCTATTCAAGTCAGACGGCATCTGTTTTGCTTTCCAGTTATGTTCAGCCGTCCACCGTTCAATGGCAGAATGTCTATATCCCGATGTCCGATTTTCTGGCGGTTAATCCCAATCTGGACCTCACTCGCCTGAGTATCCTGACTCTCGAGGGGGCCGGCCGGTACAGTCAAACCAACACGCTCTATATTGAAAAGATGCGATTCGTGCCCGGCATCGACTGTGTCTATTCAGACATGGTGAAAGTCAACCAGCTTGGATATCGGCCCGACCAGAGGAAGCTGGCCGTGGTCAGCTATGAAGCCGGAGCGGTTTCTTCGCCACCGGCTTATTTCCAAGTCGTTGATGCAGCCGCCCAGCGCGCTGTTTATCAGGGTCCCCTTCTGCCGCAGGATGCCTGCGAAAGCAGCTGGAACTTGAGCGGGGACATTGTCTATCACGCCGATTTTACGGAAATAAATACACCGGGACGGTACTGGATTGAGGTGCCGGAAATCGGCCAGCGTTCACCGGTTTTTCTGATTCACCCCAAAACATTCAATCGGGCGTTCCGCGATGCCCTGCGTTTTTTCTACTATGCCCGAAGCGGCTATGAGATTGCCGAACCTTTTGCCGAAGGGCACAGCCGTCCCGCTATTTATGCCAACAATGAAACCTGCCGCTATGATTATGATGACAATAATCCTGCGAAAATGTACGACTACGACCCTCTGGACATCGGAATTGAAACGCGGGATGTCCGAGGCGGCTGGTTTGATGCGGGTGATCTGCACCTGGATGTCCACAACAATTTGGGTGCTCTGTGGTTTCTGCTGGAAACACTTCGAAGCTTCGGACGGAAAACAGGGCCGGGTGTGCTTCATCTTCCCGAATCCGACGGCTTAACCAATGACTTGATTCTGCTGATTCAGTATCAGCTCGAATGGTTCAAAAAGATGCAGAATCCGGACGGCAGCGTGCACTTTATTGTCATCACCAATGACGGAAATCTTCAACGGCAAACCGTTTCAGATGTTTCCAGCGGAGCGGCCTGCGTACTGGCGGCCGTTTTCGCCAAAGCATACAGCATTTTGGGAACCATCGAAGAAATGGAACCCTACGCCCAGGAACTGCTCAGCCGGGCCGAATTGTCGTGGGGGTGGCTGACCGCTCACCCGAACACGTACAACCCGACCGGACCGAGCGGCAGCACCTGGTCCTACGGCATAACCAATGACCTGCCCTACCGGGGACTGGCGGCAGTGGAGCTGTACATCGCCACCGGCAATTCAACCTATCGAACTTACTTTGAGAGTCAGTACAACTCGGCCTCCAATCCCAAACCCCTGAACGCATTCGGAGGAAACTCCTACTACGGTTATATCGGACTGCTCGGGTCCAGCGCTATCAGCAAGGCCTATATGGACTACATCCGCACAGACCGTCCCGTCTCGAGCACAATCAAAAACGCCCTCATTCAATCGTTTCTGATGGAGGCCGACGCTCTGGTCAACCGCAGGGACTGCAATCCTTACAATATCCCGATGCTGATGTACAACGACCTGTACTGGGGCTCGAGCGGAATGCTGTGCGGCAATGCCTATGTACTGCTGTGGGCCTATGAGAGAACCGGCAGTCGAGCGTACCTGGACGCCGCTCTGGATGTGCTCGACTGGATCGGCGGACGCAATCCTGTTTCGCGGGTCTTTATCACCGGCTTCGGAGACTATCTGCATGGAACAGACCTGTACTCCTTTTACTGGTTTGACCACCTCAATCCGGTCCCTGGATATCTGTGCGGAAACATCAATCACCATCTGAGTTTTCTCCAATCCTTCATCCGATACCCCTGGAAATGTTATATGAATCTCCAGAATGCAGGGCTGCTGGAGCCCTGTCTCCCCTGGCAGGCCCAGATGTGCTATCTGCTCGGCTATTTTGCCTCAGATTTGACCCGTTCGGCAGACCTGAATGATGATGGGCAAATTGAACAGACTGACTGGTCTATTTTTACCCAATCCTGGCTGAGTGAGGACGGAGAATCCACCTGGAACCCCTTCTGCGACCTGAATGTCCCGCCGGACCAGCAGGTTGATATCAAAGACCTTTCGGTCTTCGTCAGCCAATGGCTGAATCCCTAAAAAATCCGTCTTCTTTGTCGTTTTCAGCAATGTGAGCACAAAGATTTGTGCTTTTTCATTGACAAGTCCTTTCCCTGCACGCTATACTGCCGAAAACCCGAAAAAATCGAGGCACAAAAAATGGTGAATACTTTTGTCTGGTATCTGGGGGTGCTTGGAGCCGTGTTTTCAGGCCAATGGTACATTCAGACAGAAAATGTCGAAATTCCCTCTTCTTTTGAAGATTCCTGGTCGCTGGTGATTTTGCCGGATGTGCAGTACTACAACGACACCTATCCCGGACTTTTTGAACTCCAGACCCAGTGGATTCGCAATCAGGCCCAGAAACTCCAAATCCAATACGTTCTGCTTCCGGGCGACCTTACAAACACCAACAGTGACAAAGAATGGGAAAATGCCTCCTGTGCACTGGGAATACTGGATGGGACAATTCCGTATGCAATGTGCACCGGCAATCACGACTGCGGTCCCGGCGGCAATGCCGCCGACCGAAGCACAGGGTTGGACCGATACTTTCCTTATGAACGGCTTGCCGGCTGGTCCGGACTGACAGGTGTAAAAACCGCCAGTCAAACGACGAATTCCTATCACCTTTTTGAAGCGCCGGGCTCCAGCCGGTGGCTGATTCTGACGCTCGAATGGGCTCCGACGGATGAAACGCTGCAATGGGCCTCCGAGATTCTCACAAAATACGCAGACCGAAACGCCATCCTCATCCTTCACGCGTATTTGTACTACGACGACAGCCGGTATGACTGGAAAACCAAAGGAGACAAACAGGAGTGGAATCCGCACTCCTATCCGACCCAGCCGGCAGGCAATGACGGCCAGGAAATCTGGGACAAACTGATCCGAAAGCACGACAACGTTTTTCTGGTTGTCAGCGGACACGTGATCGGAGACGGGACAGGACTTTTGATTTCCCCAACCGACAACGGAGCGCCCGTGATTCAGATGCTGGTCAATTATCAATCCCCAATTCGAGAAATCGGCGGACAGGCCTGGCTTCGCGTGCTGACATTCCGCAAAGATTTGAAGAAAATTACGTGCTGGTCGTACAGCCCCCTGCTGAAACAAACAAGGTCGGAAGCAGACCAGCTGTTCGAATTGAAGCGGAGTGAGTAACAAGCGAAAAACAAAAGATTTAGATTATGTCGGTCACACTAAAAGAAATCGCTTATTATGCAGGAGTGGATGTATCGGTCGTGTCGCGTGTGCTGAACAACAAGGCCGACCAGTACCGTATCAGCCGCCGCTGTCAGGAAAAGGTTAAAAAGATTGCTCTTGAGCTGGGATATATCCCGAACGCCTATGCCGTCGGCGTCAAAACGGGACAATTTAACTGTGTGGCTCTGCTCCACGGCGACTTTACAAACAAAAGTTATCTGCCTGAAAAGCTGCTGTGCGAAATCCACCTGAATCTGGAAAAGCAGGGCAAACACCTGCTGCTGGCGCGAGTGCCGAAAGAGACCGTCAAAGAACAGGAACTGCCGATGATATTCCGTTCTCTGATGGCGGAAGGGCTGATTGTCAACTTCTTCCAGGACATGCCTCCCAAGGTTCGGAAGGCCATTCACGACACCCAGATGCCGAAAATCTGGCTCAATGACAAACTGGAATACGATGCAGTGTATCCGGACAGCTTTGCGGCCGCCAAACGGGCCACAGAATACCTGATTGGACTGGGACATCGAAAAATCTGCTATTGCGATATCTACTCGTACAACCAAAAACCCAACGCCCATTACAGTGCCGCCGACCGTCGAGGCGGCTACCAGCAGGCCATGCAGGAAGCGGGATTGGCTCCGTATGACATTACTCCTTCTGCAGAATTGAAACTGGAGGAATCCATCGACAAACAGACGGAATTTTTCTACTCGGTCCTCAAAAAACCTGAACGTCCGACGGCAATGCTGTTTTACTGGGGCTATTCCATTCCGGCGATTTTTGCGGTTGCAGCCCGGCTGAATCTTCAAATCCCGCGTGATTTGTCGGTGATTACGTTCGCCGGTGAAACAGACCAGCGTGTCGGTTTGTGTTCGACCGCGATTATTGAACCGGAAACTGATATGGCACGCGAAGCGGTTGCGATGCTTCGGAAAAAGATCAAACACAAAGATACCCCCCTTCCTTCCAAGCGGTTAGACTACCACTTTCTTGATATGAAAACCTGTGCAAAACCGAACGAATCAACACTTGAAAAATCTTTGTGAATTCGGTCTTTTATATCGTCTTATAATATTGCGGATTGATGCTCCAGGAGGCCCCTTTTTTCGGACGAACGTATGCAGAAATCCGGCAGAGAACCCCATCGTTTTCCGCGAACGAATCTTCCGGATTTTATCCGACATTCGGGGAGCAAACCGAGGGGATGTGTTTTTTGGCAATTGCTGCACAAAAGTTTGTGCAAAAAATATATTGACTGAAAATATTTGCGATGATATAATTCAGTCAAAGTACAGTGCTGACGGAAGTGCCTGTACAAAACCTTTCAAAACGGGGAATGGAAAGATGCGGAAAGCCACAAAAGGGTTTACGCTGATAGAACTGCTGGTTGTCATCTCCATCATCGCTCTTCTGATGGGAATTATCGTTCCCGCCCTGTCCCGCGTGAAACTGTCTGCCCAAACGCTGATTTGCTCAACCAATCTGAAGAACTACGGCACCGCCCTGCAGGGTTATGCCCAGGACAACAATCACAAAGCACCGTTTGCCGTGTACTGGCTTTACTCACGGCGGACCCTCAACAACGGGGCCTGTCCGGCCGTATGCCGATGGCACTACACAAAGGACTGGCCGGACGGTTCCTTCTGGCCGTATGTGGCGGACAAAAATGTGCATATGTGCCCGACATTTAAGTCGTATGCCCTGCGGGAGGGCTGCTCCCAGTGCGGTGCACCGGAGACAACTACGGTACCGTTCAACCCGATGTACAGCTATTCGATGAATTATTTTCTTGGCTTTGACTGGGAAACGGGTTTGCGAATCACTTTTTCAACAGCTTACGAAAAAGAGGTTTCGCTGAAACTGACCCGCGTGACTCGGCCTGCTCAGTGCTTTGCTTTTTCCGAAGAAAATTTGTGGACCTTGAACATAGACAACGGATACCGCGAAAACTACAGCCGGGCTGTTTTGAACGACAACGCCCTGTGGATGGCTCCGAATCCCGGCCGCAGTACGGACAATATCGCCACGTATCACAACGTGAATCTTGCGCAGAAAAATGAAGGCAAGGCCAACCTGGTTTTCGTGGACGGTCATGTAGAAACCATGCGCGGCCTGCCGGAAGAGAAGGCCTATCTTCAATACGCCAAGCCGTATCAGGGGCATGAAAATTTAAATCCAATCTGGTAAGACCACCTTCCGTTAAAACCGTGGTGAAACCATTAACCCATAGTGAATCAGGAGATTTGGAATGATGAAAAGAGCGTTGGGGGTTTTGGCTTTCGTCGTACTCGCCGCTTCCGTAAGAGCTGAACTGGCTGCCTACTGGCCGCTGAATGAAGGAAGCGGAACGACCGCTCTTGATGCAAGCGGAAAAGGATTGAACGCCTCTCTTCGTGCCGTGGACGGCATTCACAAGCCGCAATGGACGGCCGGTCCGGGAGGTACCGGAACGGCTTTGCTGTTCAATCCCGTTCTGGATGACCCCAATCAAATCAATTTTCTCTATGTGGACCCGAATGACGCCCACAGCGACCCGAATGTCTTCGACCTCGGGAATGCTTTCACGATTTCGATGTGGGTCCGGCGAGACAATGCTCCCGGAACAGACTGGGGGTATCTGGTGTACACCGATGCTTATGACGTGGAACTGGCCCGAAACCCCAACGGCACCGGTGATGACCTTCTGGACTACTTTTGGTCGGAATCCTATTCGGCCTGGCGTCAGAACATCGGAACTGAAACGGCGGAACAGACTTTAGGCAGCTGGTACCATCTGGCAATCACGTACGACAAACTTGTACTTCGAAAATATATAAACGGAACGCTTCAGTTTACCTCCCGCTATATCGCCCCGAAGGTTCCCGTCGCTAAATCTCCCTTATACATTGCGTCCCGAGCCGGCCTGTCCGGAGCGTTTTCCGGCGCTTTGGATGAAATCGCCGTCTGGTGCGGCTCGTACCTGCCCGCCGGTGAAGTGGCCAAACTGGCGAACAAGACAGCCACTCCTCTGACAGTGTCCTCTGTTCAGCCGCTTCCGGACAGTTATTTCACCCGTGAAACGCGCCTGGCTTGGAACTCCAGCGGGTGGCGGCTCCTGTACGGACCTTCATTCTCGTCGTTTGATTACTGGCCCGGCGAGAATATCAATATCAGCAGCAACAACACGGCTTCCGTGTGGTACATCAAAGATGCAGAACTGCCGGGCTGGCCTGTTTCGATCATGATTCCGGGCGGACACTATGCCCTTTGGAGTGACGGCCAGCAGTGGTATCGATTTGTGAACATTCTCCCGGGTGAAACCTACTACACCAAAGCCGCCCGAGATGTCCAAAAGTTCGGAATGGCGTGGATTGACCCGTCGTGGAGCGGTCGCGACCCGCAAACGGCTGTGTTTGCCCCCTATATTACCTCGGGCATTGCCATCTGCATCCCGAGCAACGGCGGGTATCAGGAATTCGTCAGTCCCACGCACGGCTGGCTGTCCAAAAACTTTTTCAAGACCTATGCACGCGTGGCTGCCGTCAATGGAAATGGAGCCAGTCTGCTTGTCCGATCCTACAGCTATACGGACGGCA from Anaerohalosphaeraceae bacterium harbors:
- a CDS encoding ADP-ribosylglycohydrolase family protein; the protein is MRPIFFVITAGLVLLSACPVSSAEGQVQCGPFVKIYDPSVGEPVPWYINDHCFIRGQDGTWHLYGITHAEPLGPLDEHNFAHATADKLTQKPWRKQPFALTVDASWNEVHLWAPHVIEHNGLYYMFYCAGDVDNSKYKIHLATSKDLVRWQRHPANPMVVDGYDARDPFILRLGDEWVMYYTATSDPKGGSHIVAARTSKDLIHWGPRRVVFTDPSKGTWGGPTESPTVIRRGNVYYLFIGPRDDYRGTCVYRSQDPFHWDIRDLAGRLNSHAAEVIRDAQGKWYVSHCGWGQGGVYLAELYWNDGLDNAETSLAAANGISLPETEKPREYIRIPMLTYRDKMTAGWLGQMVGVSWGFPVEFKYLNKRIPDEAVPVWKPEMIQQAFEQDDLYVEMTFLRTLQNEGFDVSVRRAGLDFANTQYPLWHANDAGRTNLRQGIAPPDSGHPQHNMHADDIDYQIEADFAGLISPALPNHAVYLGNVFGRIMNYGDGLYGGQFVSAMYSLAFVERDIEKLIESALAYIPAESQYAEAVRDVLQWYREKPEDWQAAWNRIQEKYQKDPAYRLFSCDKGDFNIDAKINGAYVVLGLLYGRGDIEKTIRIAMQCGQDSDCNASTAAGILFTIKGLLNIPEPYKQIDRERKFLHTPYDLPNLFDTCEKLARLAVYRWGGWTESDGYGNEVLVIPVLPASPNPLERSNQPGPTVQSRYTFAELSRLRAEVRISGDPVAPGWTVENCGPDMSPGYRKEANGRKDVLATHPLNQNTGCSIWKEVEIPKDGKMRLVLSVGRHSMGDWTLLVRFNGEVLFRREVDAQNAPDGWMDAEVDLSPLAGRKGKLEVVNQPNGWAWEGAFWDTIELRS
- a CDS encoding glycoside hydrolase family 9 protein, with product MRKDRRQHDGVFRRTRLRFFIFVCCWMTVHPVFGSQECIGVNFFDPVQSYLQTFTCWDGNKSYVYLGSPATFVHCQNAVPVNMSVGSGSLVLESTLPGGWWNIQFKLDWGHSVNLLRTAPNPFLHLRVKWGQVAPGADLRIRLTDDQQILNLYRTYAGQSSIYSSQTASVLLSSYVQPSTVQWQNVYIPMSDFLAVNPNLDLTRLSILTLEGAGRYSQTNTLYIEKMRFVPGIDCVYSDMVKVNQLGYRPDQRKLAVVSYEAGAVSSPPAYFQVVDAAAQRAVYQGPLLPQDACESSWNLSGDIVYHADFTEINTPGRYWIEVPEIGQRSPVFLIHPKTFNRAFRDALRFFYYARSGYEIAEPFAEGHSRPAIYANNETCRYDYDDNNPAKMYDYDPLDIGIETRDVRGGWFDAGDLHLDVHNNLGALWFLLETLRSFGRKTGPGVLHLPESDGLTNDLILLIQYQLEWFKKMQNPDGSVHFIVITNDGNLQRQTVSDVSSGAACVLAAVFAKAYSILGTIEEMEPYAQELLSRAELSWGWLTAHPNTYNPTGPSGSTWSYGITNDLPYRGLAAVELYIATGNSTYRTYFESQYNSASNPKPLNAFGGNSYYGYIGLLGSSAISKAYMDYIRTDRPVSSTIKNALIQSFLMEADALVNRRDCNPYNIPMLMYNDLYWGSSGMLCGNAYVLLWAYERTGSRAYLDAALDVLDWIGGRNPVSRVFITGFGDYLHGTDLYSFYWFDHLNPVPGYLCGNINHHLSFLQSFIRYPWKCYMNLQNAGLLEPCLPWQAQMCYLLGYFASDLTRSADLNDDGQIEQTDWSIFTQSWLSEDGESTWNPFCDLNVPPDQQVDIKDLSVFVSQWLNP
- a CDS encoding type II secretion system protein → MRKATKGFTLIELLVVISIIALLMGIIVPALSRVKLSAQTLICSTNLKNYGTALQGYAQDNNHKAPFAVYWLYSRRTLNNGACPAVCRWHYTKDWPDGSFWPYVADKNVHMCPTFKSYALREGCSQCGAPETTTVPFNPMYSYSMNYFLGFDWETGLRITFSTAYEKEVSLKLTRVTRPAQCFAFSEENLWTLNIDNGYRENYSRAVLNDNALWMAPNPGRSTDNIATYHNVNLAQKNEGKANLVFVDGHVETMRGLPEEKAYLQYAKPYQGHENLNPIW
- a CDS encoding DUF2961 domain-containing protein, producing MKQGKDLGIFFLLFFLGAQWGQAQTEYKYADLVNRLTDLEGLARLPEEGLVCRQWSSYDRSSRYDEKTGKYVKWDANDDGFGGRGWIRVENDKLVLAEMEGPGCIWRIWSATPQQGHVRIYLDGAEQPAVDLPFAEYFSGKVAPFNRPALVHIVANGKNNYTPIPFQKSCRIIADRDYGEFHHFTYTLFPNGTRVPTFSMQMNEEDNAALDRVNDLLLHVGPGSFRSHPEQITQTYTINLQPGKKEQIVLEGKRAIASIKVRPDLPNDTEERRKALREMTIQIFWDHQPNPSVWSPLGDFFGTGPGLNPYRSLPMGMNEQEFYSNWYMPFEQSAVIELLNEGKQVRRLTVEITHAPHSMQAGSYGYFHAKWHRDAFLPTEKERQIDWTMLKTDGRGRFVGVALMVWNPRGGWWGEGDEKFFVDGEKFPSLYGTGSEDYFGYAWSDPTLFEHAFHNQPLSEGNKGHVSVNRWHIADQVPFQRSFEGCIEKYFSNTRPTQYACTAYWYLSAEGCDPYGPLPPQERVDYYTRLTYPMDIAGIYILEKPVGQLEEQHMGAFPKDKWQNDTQLWWVGQPGAQLKIGIQIPRKGRYQLTTRLTKAADYGIVQFYLDGKKIGKPIDLFYPDGVIATEPIVLGRFTLGKGLHVLTAEIAGSNPAAIQRYMFGMDYLDVKKTWF
- a CDS encoding metallophosphoesterase, producing MVNTFVWYLGVLGAVFSGQWYIQTENVEIPSSFEDSWSLVILPDVQYYNDTYPGLFELQTQWIRNQAQKLQIQYVLLPGDLTNTNSDKEWENASCALGILDGTIPYAMCTGNHDCGPGGNAADRSTGLDRYFPYERLAGWSGLTGVKTASQTTNSYHLFEAPGSSRWLILTLEWAPTDETLQWASEILTKYADRNAILILHAYLYYDDSRYDWKTKGDKQEWNPHSYPTQPAGNDGQEIWDKLIRKHDNVFLVVSGHVIGDGTGLLISPTDNGAPVIQMLVNYQSPIREIGGQAWLRVLTFRKDLKKITCWSYSPLLKQTRSEADQLFELKRSE
- a CDS encoding LacI family DNA-binding transcriptional regulator, with amino-acid sequence MSVTLKEIAYYAGVDVSVVSRVLNNKADQYRISRRCQEKVKKIALELGYIPNAYAVGVKTGQFNCVALLHGDFTNKSYLPEKLLCEIHLNLEKQGKHLLLARVPKETVKEQELPMIFRSLMAEGLIVNFFQDMPPKVRKAIHDTQMPKIWLNDKLEYDAVYPDSFAAAKRATEYLIGLGHRKICYCDIYSYNQKPNAHYSAADRRGGYQQAMQEAGLAPYDITPSAELKLEESIDKQTEFFYSVLKKPERPTAMLFYWGYSIPAIFAVAARLNLQIPRDLSVITFAGETDQRVGLCSTAIIEPETDMAREAVAMLRKKIKHKDTPLPSKRLDYHFLDMKTCAKPNESTLEKSL